Genomic DNA from Methanosarcina sp. MTP4:
GACCATGACCTGTCTCCTTCCAGCCCTCTCTGGTGCAAACACCCTCTACGGTGCAGGGATGCTTGAGCTTGGTATGACCTTCTCCATGGAACAGCTGGTAATCGACAACGACATCATCAAGATGACCAAAAAGGCAATGAAGGGAATCCCTGTCAACACCGAGACCCTTGCAGTTGAGTCCATCCAGAAAGTAGGCATAGGAAACAATTTCCTGGCTCTCAAACAAACAAGAATGCTTGTGGACTACCCTTCCGATCCTATGATCATTGACAGGCAAATGTTTGGAGACTGGGAGCACGCAGGCTCCAAGGACCTGGCAGCCGTGGCAAACGAGAAGGTCCTGGATGTCATGAAACACCATGAGGTCCCGCCAATCGACGCCGACATCCTCAAGGACATGCAGGCAGTCGTGGACAGAGCTGACAAGGCCTTCAGGGAGGGATAAAAATGGCAAGCAAAGAAGAAATCATCGCCAAAGCAAAAGAAGCAATTACCGAATATGATGAGGAAATGGCAGAAGAAGCAGCAAACGAGGCCCTCAAAGAAGGGATAGACCCTGTGGAAATCATCGAGCACGGCTTTACGGAGGGCATGCAGGAAGTAGGAGAACAGTTCGAACAGGGGACAGTATTCCTTCCCCACGTGCTAGCTGCAGCCGAGGCAATGAAAGCAGGAATCGAAGTTATGAAACCGGAGATGGAGAGAAGGAAATCCAAAACAGAAAAGAAAGGAACAATCGTTATCGGGACCATCGAAGGAGATATCCACTCCATAGGAAAGGACATCGTTGCTTCCATGCTCAACATTGCAGGCTTTGAAGTGATTGATCTCGGAAGAGACGTGCCCATCAAGACCTTCATTGAAAAGGCAAAGGAACTCAAGCCTGAATTCGTTGCGAGCTCCGCCCTCATGACTACCACCATGGTTAACCAGATCCAGATCGAGGAACAGCTTAAAGAAGCAGGCATCCGCGACCAGGTAAGGACAATGGTCGGGGGCGCTCCGGTTACCCAGGACTGGGCTGACAAGATAGGGGCCAACATCTACGGGGAAAATGCCACTGACGCGGTGAACAAGATAAAAGCGGCATTGGGATTCTAAAAAGATTAAAGAGCGGAAAGTTCCGGGAAAATTCAGGGCAATTTAAGGCTCGCTCCGGGTGAGCATCCGGGAATTGCTCCCCGGGCATCCTGCCCTGAAAGAATCAGGGCATGAAAACGGATCGGGGCATGAAAATAAATAAGGTCATAAAAGGGAGGAGTTGGAGTGGATCTGAAAGCTTTGAAAAAGCAGGAAAGCAAACGAAAAATCAGTAAAGGGTACATGTGGGCCCTTTTCTGTGCCGTATTCTGGGGAATCTGGTATCTGCCGGGCACTGTTGTCTGGGTGCTGAACCCCTTTGACGAAATGTTCGGAGTCATTGCCGGGACAAACGGAGACGCAGTATCCCTGGTTGTAACAGCAGTCCTGATCACCGCATTCAATGCACTTACGGTTATGCTTGCCCTTATGGTCTGGAATGGGGTGCTGCAAAAATTCGGGGAACTGGGCCGTACACTAAAGGAGTTCAATCCCTGTTCCAAGTGGTTCTTCCTTGCCTCAATCTTCGGGGGACCGGTTGCGATTCTCGGGTCCTTTATGGCAATGGGATTTATCGGCGGCGCATTTGCCGCGGTTGCTGCCCTTCTCTATCCTGTGGTCGGGTCCGTGCTTGCATATTACTGGTACGGGGAAAAAATTACAAAGAGAGCTGCAATCGGAATTTTAGTTATTATTCTTGGAGGAATTACGATCTTTGGCGGCGGGCTCATTACCGAGCTTGGTGCAGGAGAAGTGCCCTGGATCGGATACCTCGGCGGACTGATGGCAGCTGCCGGCTGGGGAATTGAAGGTGCAATCGCAGGTAAGGGACTTGACATTGCCGAGCCTGATGTGGGGCTGACCCTCAGGTTCCTGGGAGAAAACATCATCTGGTGGATCCTTATCGTGCCTATTCTGGCAATAGTTGGCTTCCCGATGTATTCCTTTGCATTCCAGGCCTTTGAGCCTCTGACCCTGCTGGTCCTTATCTTTGCAGGGATTACCTTTGGTTTCTGTTATGTATGCTGGTACAAATCTTTCCCCCTGATAGGAGTCGGGAGAGGGCAGGGCATAGGAAACCTCTACGGACTGTGTGCCATTATCTTCATCTTCCTCTTCTTCGGGGATGTGCCCCAGTGGACAATCCTGCTTGGAGGTGCGCTCTGTGTTGCCGGGAGTTTCATCATGTTCACGGAAGAAGCCGGAGAACTCGAAACCTTGAGAGGTGAGTGAAATGGGAAACCGACCGTTAAAATTCAGGATTCTGGAACTTTTCCTCGACGAAAAAGAACACTGGAACTATGAAATAGTTTCAAAGATAATGGAAGAGTACGGGATGAAGGGAGATTACCACAGGGACAGCATCAACTTCGATATCATCGAACTGGCATCCGGAGGAATGCTGAAAGATATAGAACAAAAAGTGGATGAAGAGGGGATCTACAAAAAAGGTTTCCTTCTGCACAGGTACATGATTACGGACTTCGGAAAAGTCCGGGGTTCGGACGCATGTCTGAGATACGTGTAAAAGTGAAACGGAGGGGTTAATATGGTACAAACAGAAGCCGCAATGGAAGCCTACAATGCCTACTGGGCAAATTCCTTCATACCTGCCGGAGACATTATGTGGATGATTTTAATCCTGATCCTGGCAGTGATTGCGCTCTGGCAGGCCAGGACCTTTGTGTCCCAATTCTGAGCATTCGACAAAGTTCAGGGCTTCCGGTAAAGTTCTAAGCCTTAGGAGAAGTTCTGAGCTTTCGGAAAATGTATAAGTTTCAGGGAAAAACAAAAAAAGTATTGAAGGCACTTCCGACCACTCCTTAAGTAAAATACCGCCGGGAAGAATATCCTCAAGAGTGAAGGGCCTGTTGTCCCTCCACCCCTGGAAGAGCGGAGCTTATGCCCTCAAGGAAATGCAGACAGCAAAAGACACGGGCTACACCCGAAAAATGCATACAATTTGCAGAGAGTTTACAGGAGGTACCAGTCCGTATCGTCAACCGAGAGGTCTTCCCGGAGACCGACCTTCCTCCCGGGAAGCTTTAAAGCTTCTGCAATTGCATCGGAAAAGTCCTGCAGGTACTCTTTGCAGGAGAGACTGTTGTAGATGAAGGATTTTTCGGGCTGGAGCATACTCCGGATTGTGGATTCCCTGGGGACCAGGGAAACTTCCACATCCACCATTTCCAGAGCCTTTTCCATGGCAGTCCGGAAATCCCCGATACAGTAAGCAATCCTGTGCCCGTAATTATCCCGGGTCTTTTCGAGATAACAGGCAAGCCGTTCACTTTCGATTTTTATAAAATCCCTTTTGATCTGCGTCACATTGCATTTTCCCATCATGAATTTGTAGTGCATGAAAGGGTACTGCGTGTCAAGTTCCCTGGGGGCAACCCCGCAGGTCCCGAAAGTCACAACGTGCACATCCTCGGGTTTTGCAAGTCCGAAGATGATCCGGTCGAATTTTTTATGGGATGGGCTTTCATGGTAGGGTTTCCTCTTTGCACAGGGAACAAAAATACAGATTTCCCTAAAAGGGGCTTCGTATTCGTTCAAAATCCACTCGTTGGCCCTTACCATATCCGGATGGTAAATAATCCTCTCGTTATCAAGAGGCTCGGAAGAGCGTTCATCTTCAGGAATAATCGGCTTCATAACTTCCAGGGCTATTGATCAGAGAAATTATATATATAATTTTGTGATTGAGCATGGCAATTGAGAATGTGAGCTTTTGTGCAAACAGCGCAAAACAATAATATAATAAAAGAGCCTAAAAGTGTTAACATAAATAAGTCAATAAATATATTCATCACCAATGGTAACCGGGCAACAAAATTGGTGCTCAAAAAGATTCTGGAGTGCAATTTTAAGCCAGTACAAAGGTGAAAACACAGAAAAACCTGAAAAAAGGTAAACTGCTAAGTGGTCTTATGGCAAATTCAATTCATGAGATGATAAGAGCAAGCTTCAGGTGCGAGGACATGGTAAAATGTGTGCTTGGTTTGAAGTCCCTTGACATCGATGCATACAAAGCCCTGCTCACTTCCGGCCCCCTTACAGCCGAAAACCTGGGTGAAATCCTTAACAGAGAAAGGAGCACTGCATACCGTTCCCTTCAAAACCTGATAGCCTGCGGTGTTGTTTACCGGGAAACCCGGTCCATTGAAAGCGGAGGATACTACTACGAATACGTGGCAATCGAACCCCAGGAAATGAAAACGATGGTCAAGAAAAACGTGGATGAATGGTACGACCAGATGAACGATTTGATTGAAAAAATGGATGATAAAATGAATATCCTTATCATAAGAATGGACGATGAGGAAGACTGACCCCAAAAACTCCAACGAAACATTTCCGGATACGCAGTCCTTAACAGTTCAGATATATAGCTCATGAAAAATCTGGATATACACACCATGTTGCTAAAGAATTTTTAAATACATTACAGGAATTTTCAATAAAATTATATATAATCCAATTATAAAAGTGAAATGGACCCCGAGAGAATTCCTGAAAGAAAAAAGGAATTTAAGAAAGAAAATAAGAAAGGAAAGCAGCCGAAGAATAATTTCGGCAAGCCTGAAAAAGAATTCAGCTTCCTTTCACTGTTATAATCCGTCTACAAATTCACCCATTCGATCGATAGCTTTTTTAAGGTCATCCATGGACGCTGCATAAGCGCAGCGGAGGAAACCTTCCCCTGCTTCCCCGAAGACGTCCCCCGGAATTACAACAACTCTCTTTTCGTTCAGAAGCCGTTCTGAAAATTCACAGGAGGAAAGGCCCGTGGCCCCTACATATGGGAAGGCGTAGAAAGCTCCTTTGGGAGTAAAGCAGTCGAGACCTATCCTGTCAAAGCCCCTGACGATGAAATGCCTGCGCCGGTCGTATTCCCGGACCATCCTTTCCATTTCGTCGTTCCCGTTCCGGAGAGCTTCAATGGCTCCTACCTGAGCGGTTATGGGGGCACAAAGCATGGAGTACTGGTGGATCATCATCATGGAACGGATGATCTCGGGAGCGGCCATTGCAAAACCGAGTCTCAGGCCTGTCATTGCATATGCCTTGGAAAAGCCGTTCAGCATGACAGTCCGCTCTTTCATACCCTCAAGGGAAGAGAAGGGGATGTGTTTGCCTTCATAGGTAAGGCATTCGTAGACCTCATCCGAGATCACGAAGAGGTCATGCTCCGCCACAAGGTCAGCAATGTCCTCGAGGTCCTCCCGGGTCATGACAGCCCCTGTGGGGTTGTTCGGGAAATTGAGCACAATTGCCCTGGTCTTGCTGGTGATAGCAGGTTTAAGGACTTCTGCTGTGAGACGGAATTCATCTCCCCGGTGGGTGGAAACGACCACAGGCTTGCCACCTGCCAGGACCACCGCAGGGACGTATGCCACGTAAGCAGGCTGGACCACGATGACCTCGTCTCCGGGGTTTACCACTGCCCTGAGTGCAATGTCAATAGCTTCGCTAACCCCGGTGGTAACCAAGATCTCGGATGCCGGATCATAGTCCAGGCCATATCGCCTGTAATAAGTCCTTGAAAGTTCATCCCTGAGTTCCGGAAGCCCGTAATTGGAAGTGTAGGAAGTCTGCCCTTTTTCAAGGGAGTGGATACACATTTCCCTGATGTGCCAGGGAGTAATGAAATCCGGCTCCCCCACGCCAAGGGAGATGACATCCTCAAGCCCGGAAACCAGATCAAAAAAACGGCGTATCCCCGAGGGGGGGACATTTTTAACTATTTCCGCAACAAATTTTGAAGGATCACATGGAGGTCTCAAGAAAACACCCCGATCAAAAATTATATGAGTAAAACAAATTGTGAAAAGGAATAGAAGGATCAGGCCTATTAGAACCCTCTAATCAAAGCGAGACCGGGAGCCGCTTAATTGCTTCCGGTTCGTGGAGAATTACCCCATCTTCCTTATAGGTCTTTAACACGAAATGAGTTGCCGTGTTCTGGACCTGGTCAAGGGTCGCAATTTTTTCTGCCACAAAAAAGGCCACATCCTTCATAGACCTACCCCTAACGGTAAGGGATATGTCGTAGTCCCCGGACAAAAGCCGAACAGATCGGACCTCTGGGAATTTATAGATCCTTTCTGCAATTACCTGGTAGCCCTGGTTGCGCTCCAGCGTGACCTTCAGTTCGATCACGGCGTAAACGTAGTTTTCTCCAACCAGATCCCAGTCAATAATGGTTTTGTAGTGCCGGATAACTCCTGTCTCCTCGAGTTTTGCAATTGCCTGAGAAACTTCCTGTGCAGTCATATCCGTAAGTGCTGCAATTTCATCAGAGCTTGCTCTCGCATCGTTTTCAAGAATTTCCAGAATGTGTCTTATCTTTTCATCCATTGATAGTCACCGGCACGAAGTTTTTTCAAAAATTTAGGTTTGATCCCTGGAGAGGGACCAGGTCCTGAAAAGAATTACTCTATCAGGACAGCGTTTACGACTCCTTCCTGTCCCGGCCTGCTCGTTACCCTTGCAGTACCGAGAGGGGTCTTAATGACAGAGCCCTTGGTCAGGATGTTACGCCTGATGTAGTGTTTGTTTGCAGTGTTGTCGACAACGGTTTCGATAGTTGTGACCGCTGTTTTACCGTCGTTTGGGTTCGTTACGTTTGCCACATTGGACTGAAGGAGTCTTACCTTTCTGTTGCCACCCATAGTGGGGACATTCTTCCGCTTAACGTCGCTGATACGGGTATCCGCAGATTCACGGCCCATCTCAAACTTACGCTTCCCGCGGGCAGCTGTGACCTTCCCACCAGTCGCCTTCCTTCTGGAACTGCCTTGCCATCTCATATTATCGCCTCATGAATGTATTAAAATTCTATATATGTTTTATTTAATGCTTTTAATGCCTTAACTCTACAAATATGCATTATGTAATTAGTTTAGGTTATCCCGATAGTAAATATCCTGTAATCTGGAGATCCCGATCAGGGCAAAAGTATGCCGTTAAGTAGCTTAATTGCCCTGATAATATATTAATTGTATGAACAGGAGTATTTAATAAGAGTATTTGCTACGGACATATCATTACAAATAGAATCGTATAAGAACTTTGCGATCAGGCATCCGAATAATTCCCGGATTTGCCCCCGGCCCCCAGGCACGACCTGTCTTCGAAGGGCAATGTGCCTGAAGAGTAACAAAGTACAAGTATAAAAATCAACGCAAAATAAAATGTTAACGCTGAAAATCCGGATATACCCGAAATATTATAAGAGATGAAATATAAATATATAAAGTACTGGAGAGCCCAGGTATAATAGATAAAACCGAATCGTTGAACCAGGTATCACCGAAGAATAAACACCAGCGTAATTAAACATTAGCGTAATTAAACCCGAAAATTTTGAAAAATTGGCAAACCTGGCCCCGGCAATTTTAAACATCGGCAACTTAAACCGGGCGAATTCAAAAAACAAACTATAGTCAAGGACCCAAATTCCTTCACCAATCTCAAGCGAAAGTTTAACCACAGAAAGCACGGAAAACCCGGAATAAAGGAAATAGGGCACAATCCTTCCGTGCTTTCCGTGTCTTCAGTGGTTATAACGTAAGTGTAAGTATTTACGTTCGGGACTATAAAATCAAAAAACAAACTAAATCAAAAAACAAACTAAATCAAAAACAGCGGATTAAGGAGAGAATATAATGGTCACGGAAATTTCTATAGATAGTATATGCGGACACACGACAAAGATTATTGCCACAAAGGAAGGCAAAAAAACCCACGTTCATATCAAAACGACCTGTGAAAAGCTCAGGAACTGGGGAACTAAATTTGACTTTGAGATGAATGATCTCATGGGGGGGCAGGATACTATCCTTTCCAAAAAGTCTGCTGAGAACCCGATTACTCCCACCTGCCTTGTCCCTGCAGCCGTTATGAATGCCTGCTGGCTGGAAAACGGCATGATCTCGAAGAATCTTGCCAGGGAAAAGGGAAAGATGCAGATTATTTTTGACAAGCTGGAATAAATTATTAGCAAATAGGGTGAAGTATTCACCCGGATTACTTTCGTCACAATTCCGGAAACCCTACACAGAAGAATAAATTTTCATCGAAACCCAATACCCTTCAGGATTACCTCGCGAAATTTTTTTTAGAATCATAAAAATCGAAATATTTATATGGAAATGGTTGTGTTCAGTTTATACAAAACAGAACAAATGTATATTTCAATAAGAGATTCAAATAGTCACAACACAGTATCAAATATTGAAACCCGAGAGAGAAACATGGATATCAAGGAAATCAACAATTACGGCCAGGAACTGATCACTCGTCTGAACCTCAAGACCTCCCCGGTGGCAGTAAGATTGATACCTGCAGGCGGAGAAATCCCCACAGAAGTCAAAAAGGTAGAAGAAACCATGCGCCACTGCCAGATGATCGACAGGGTTAGGAAAACAGGGGAAGAGTTTTACTCCCTGGTCGAAGACCATATGTGCAAGGGAGGAGCCGCTTCCATGGGGCTCGGCAAGATGCCAAAAAAAGTAGGAAGCGGAGAGTTCTACTACAAAGGCCTGAGCCACTTCAGCAACATCAATGCCGCCCGCCGCACTGTTGAAAACGCTCCCATGCTCCCCCCCAACAGCACCGAAGCGATCCTGTACGGAGCCCTTGATAAAGCTAGCTTTGAACCTGACGTCGCAGTGGTCATCTGCAACCCCAGGCAGATCATGCTGCTCACCCAGGCAATCATGTACAAACGTGGAGGCCGCCTGGAAGTCGGTTTTGCCGGAAAGCAGAGTGTCTGTTCCGACGGAGTAGTGCAGGCCTACAGAGACGGTCAGGTAGGAATCACAGTAGGCTGCAGCGGAAGCCGGGCCTATACGGAAATTGCCGATGAGGAAATGACAATCGGCATCCCCGTGGAACTCCTCCCAGATATCACTAAAGCCCTGGCAAGAATCTGTCCGAATTAAATGTAAGGGGGCTACCCCCTTAATCCCTTCATTGCGACTTATCATTTTAAAACCCAGCTTCGGACTATTTTATCTGGGCCATATTTCCGATAAACCTGTTTTTTAACTATTTCTCCCCACCCCAACTTCCAAAAGACCTATCCACGACTACTTTTTACGTACCTTCTTCCCAGAAACCCACACATTATACACCCCAAGACAGGAAATGCTTGAAGAACCTAATATTCAGGGCAGGAAGCAAATGAATTGAGGAAGCCAATGAATTATTATACTAAAAGAGAAAATTTGAGGCAAATGACCTATTACATAGCAGACTCGGCAGTTTTCATAATGGGCAACTGCGACGTCGACAGTTCCCTCCTTATCACCGTCCCGTCGGTTGAAGACGAGTTGAAGAGCAGGGATGCCGTCCTACGCTTTGACCTGGCAAAGGAAGGAGGGCTTAGAGTTGAATGGCCCGAACCCGAAATGGTAAAAGCGGTCAGGGAAAAGGCAGAGCATACCAGGGATTCGGAAGAACTTTCAAAAACCGATCTGGAAGTCCTTGCAAAAGCCCTGGAACACAAAGAAAAAGCGGTCCTTTTGACGGATGACTACGCCGTTCAAAACGTTGCCGTGCAACTCGGAATTGAGGTAAAACCAATAGCTCAGAAAAAAATAAGGGACCTCATAATCTGGCAAAAGCAGTGTATAGGCTGCAAACAGACTTTTGAGAAAGGAGATGTCTGCCCGGTTTGCGGATCACCCCTCAAGAAGAAAAGAAAGACAAAGCTCTGATGAAAAGGGGAAGAAAAAGATATAACGCTTGGTAGTGTAATAATGCTTGTAGCTGAGTATTAAAATACCAGGATTACATTTTTCAGGCAGTATTTGCAAGACAAGCCGGAAATAAGCCGGAAGAAAGAGCTGAAAAATACTGCATACCAAAGCAAAAAAACAATATTCAGGTGGGAATGGAGGAATGAAGAACATAGAAGATTTGATCCAGAAAGCTGTTGAACTTCAAAACAACGGGCTTGTAAGCGGCCAGATTGCCGACGAACTCAATGTTTCCAGGGAAACAGTGACCTGGCTTTTGACCCGCTCGAAAAAAGAAGTTACAGCTCCCGCACCGAAGGACATTTCCGTAAACTGGAGCAGCATCGGGAAAAGTGCTACAAGGCTCCACTACATATCCCTTGCCCTCTGCGACATGGTGCTTGAGACCCTGGAAAAAACAAACACAGAAGTGGATGTGGTCGTAGGAGTTGCTGCAAGCGGTGTCCCCCTTGCAAGCATGATGGCAAACGAACTGGGAGCAGACTTTGCCCTCTACCATTCCCGTAAAGCACAGGACGTTGTCCAACCCGGTCATAAAGGGACCATCAGCCGCAACTTCGGAAGCGTTGCGGGCAAGAACTGCGTGATCGTTGATGATGTGATCACGACTGGCTCCACCACCATGGAAGTGGTAGAACACCTGCGGGAAATGGACGCAAAACCGAGAGTCGTAGTGGTCCTCGTAGATAAAAAAGGTTCGGATACCATAGCTAACGTACCCATACAGTCCCTGGTGAGGATTGTGAGGGTGGACTGAAAGAAAAAACTAACTTTTACTTCTTTTTTTATTTTTTGCTTCTTTTTGGTTTCAATTCTTTTTGGTTTCAATTCTTTTTAGTCAAGGGCTTTGCCTGGATTTTTTACTTTACCACTCCAGCAGCTATTTTTACCGTAGTAGGACATCCTCTGTGAAAAAGAAAACGAAAGGGGAAAAACAAAAAGGGGGAAAAAAGGAAAGCGGAAAAAGAAAAAAAGAAAAAGAAAAAAGAAGCCGTTTATTAGTATTCGACTTCCGTGGATCCAATTTTTTCCGCAAGCCTTGAGAGGACCTCGGTTCTCATTCCTTCCACGAACTTGATGCTCCCCACGACCAGGTGGCCGCCTCCGTTCACGCCGGCACCCTTGATTTCCTCACGAAGTTCCCGGACGATCTGCGGGATGTTCATGAGCACGCCCTTTGAACGGATAACCGCAAAGTCCGGGCCAAAGCCCAGGGTTACCATGGGTTTTTCAGGGTTCTTTTTGCAGAGCACGTCATGCACTTCTCCCGAAGTCTTTCCCGGGGGGGGGAAGGTGAATTTATGGGCATAGTTTTCAACGTCAAGCACGTTCATGATGGCCCCATTTGCAAGCTTCTGGGACTTTATGTTGAAAAGGCAGGCGTCAAGCTGTTCCTGAATCATGTCATTTGCCTGCTCGCAGAGGAGAGAGACCAGCTGCCTGTGGGTCTTGTGGTCGCCCAGGTCAAGGATGTCGTCAATCACACCTTTACCACTGCTGAATTTGAGCCAGAACTGCTCGTAATCCAGGGCAAGGGCCATGTCCTTCAGTTCCTTAAGGGTGTAGCGGTCCGAGGCAAGGGAAATATACCTCCCGGCTTCCGGAGCCTCCGAACGGTCCCCAACCGCTGAAACTCCAGGCAGGTGTCGGATAGTCTCACTGATATCGGGGTTGATCATACGGGCTACTTCGGCACAGAGCATGCCTGCCGTAACCCCAAAATCGCCGCCCACGTGGGCAGGGTTTACGTGCCCTATAAGGTACTGGTCGACAATTTCGTCCGGATGGTGGTGGTCGATCACCAGGATGTCCATATCATAGACCCTAGCCTGCCTCATGGCAGGCACGTCCTCTTCAGTGGAGCCATTGTCCACAAGGATTACCAGCGGCATTTTCTGCCCGTGCCTGGAGGCATCCTCGAGCGCATAAGAGATGTCCCGGGTAATATCGGGCAGCTCATAAAAAGGAGCCTTGGAAGGAGCCCGCTTGTAGGAATAATATTCGGCATCCGAACCCCCGATATCCGTAATAAGGGGCAGGATTGCCCTCTCAATGGCAATAGCCGAGGTAATCCCGTCAGCGTCGGCATGGTGCCTGAGGATGATGGGTTTTGAGTGGAGAATCGCTTTTTTGATTTCCCTGGCCACATGAAGCATCTTGGGCCTAAGCCTTTCCATTATTTCACTTTCGATCAGGAAGGGGATATCAGCAGGAGCTGCCTTTTCCTCGATTACCCTTTCGACCCTGTCCCTGACGGCATTTTCCTTTTCCCCTGTCAGCCGCTTCATGCTCATAACTTCGATCTGGACCTGGTCATCCCGCAGGGTCACTTCCCCGGTGATGGACACAACCATTTCCATATCGATTTGCGGGTAAGCCCGTTTTCCGGCACTCTCGAAAGCCGCGCAGGGAACGAAGCCCCCTTCATCACTGATCGTGAAGATAGTGGGTCCACTGGTCTGCTTTACCTGGATGATCTCTCCCTCAATCCGGACCAGCCTGCCCTTCATGCTGGGATCGATATTATCGGAGCTTTTGACAGGAAGCTCCTTTTCAAGCTCGATAGTTTCATACTTCTGGAGGGTTTTGGGGATCAGGTCCAGTTTTCCTCCGGCCTTGATGCTTTTTACGAGCACGATTACGGTTGCCCCGACTTTCGGAGGGACCTCTACATTGCTTGAGTGCATGAGCCCCCTTACGTGGGAGTTCAGATCCACGAAAACCCCGAAGGAAGCCGCACTGCTCACCTTTCCGTGGTAAAGATTCCC
This window encodes:
- a CDS encoding DHH family phosphoesterase produces the protein MSKECPDCHGRGYRVISTEVCPQCKGKGKAKSVDLMKISQNDIDSLLKNGAECEKCKGTGNIENTEPCETCRGLGKIYACRVCGTSIYKPDEVEDETCISCSKSQHVYALDDSCDLKDVEAGNLYHGKVSSAASFGVFVDLNSHVRGLMHSSNVEVPPKVGATVIVLVKSIKAGGKLDLIPKTLQKYETIELEKELPVKSSDNIDPSMKGRLVRIEGEIIQVKQTSGPTIFTISDEGGFVPCAAFESAGKRAYPQIDMEMVVSITGEVTLRDDQVQIEVMSMKRLTGEKENAVRDRVERVIEEKAAPADIPFLIESEIMERLRPKMLHVAREIKKAILHSKPIILRHHADADGITSAIAIERAILPLITDIGGSDAEYYSYKRAPSKAPFYELPDITRDISYALEDASRHGQKMPLVILVDNGSTEEDVPAMRQARVYDMDILVIDHHHPDEIVDQYLIGHVNPAHVGGDFGVTAGMLCAEVARMINPDISETIRHLPGVSAVGDRSEAPEAGRYISLASDRYTLKELKDMALALDYEQFWLKFSSGKGVIDDILDLGDHKTHRQLVSLLCEQANDMIQEQLDACLFNIKSQKLANGAIMNVLDVENYAHKFTFPPPGKTSGEVHDVLCKKNPEKPMVTLGFGPDFAVIRSKGVLMNIPQIVRELREEIKGAGVNGGGHLVVGSIKFVEGMRTEVLSRLAEKIGSTEVEY